CCATACGCCGGTCGACAAGGTAGTCGAGGCGTTGGTTGCCATTCTCGGCAACTGCCGCTACATGAAGGACCTGAACTTCGATCCCGATCCGCTGGTCGCCGACCCTGCCGTAGCTCAAGCCTGGGGGCAGGAACGCTTTGCTCACTTCTCCACCGTCTGTGCGACCTTCAGCAAACTAACGGAGGAAAACGTTCAACAACTTTCCGATGCACTGGCGGAGATCCAGGCTCCCCTGCTTCAGCAGGAGGTTGCGGCGGTGGCTGGCCCAGACCGGTCCGGAATGGTCATCGTGGACATCGACCTCACCGGCCAGAAGGTCCGGGGAGAGACCAGGCAGTACACCGGTACCGACTTTGGCTACATCCAGGGGCAACTGGCCCGCGGCTATCAGATCGCAGCCGCCTTCCTCACTGGAAAGCAGCAGCGCTTTGCCATCGACGGCCTTCTCAAGTCCGGTAAGGCCAACAGCCGCTCTGGCGCCTGCCTGCTCGAACTGATCCCCAGGGTGGAAGCCCGGATCGGCCGCCCCCTGCGGCGGGTGGAATGGGTTGAAGCATGCCTGGCTCAGCAGAAGGTGCGGGTCCGGCAGTTGCATCAGGCATTACAGACGGTATCGGGCAAGGGCAGCGCCCGGCGGAAACAGAAACTGCAGTCCGAGTTACAGGAGACGGTCCAGGTCATCCGTGAACTGAACCATCGGCTCCGGCAGTACAGGCAGGACAATCAGACGAACCCGGCTCCCCTCCGGATCGTGCTGCGAGCCGACAGCGCCTTTGGCACGCCGGAGGTGATCCAGCGGCTGCTGGAGCTGGGATACGAGTTCACCATCAAGTCCTACTCCGGAAGCAATCCCGCCTACAAGCGCCTCTTCGACGCCGTGCCGGCGGAGGGCTGGGTTGAAGTCGAGAAGAACCGGTTTGCCTCCGAAGCCGTTGCTGTGCCTGGCCCAACGCTGCTCGCACCGTATCCGGTGCGGCTTGTCGCCATGCGCCGCTGGGATACGGATGGCCGGGAAGTCCGCAGCGTGATCCTGACCACGCTCCAAACCGAGGCGCTAACCATGACAGAGGTCGTGAAACTCTACCACGGACGCCAGACCATCGAAGCCGGATTCCAGGAGTGGAAGGGAACGTTTCACTTTGGTGCACCCCGGCTGCGCAAGTACGAGGCCAACGCCGCCTTTACGCAGCTCGTCCTGTTTGCCTTCAACCTGGTGCGTTGGGCCTGGCGCTATCTGAGCACCTCCTCGTCCAAACTGGCCGAGGCCAAGAGTCGACTCCTGGTACGGGTAGCGGCCCGGTGCCGGGCAACCATACGGTGTATTGGTGACACGCTGCGGCTGGTGTTCAGCCGGGGTACTCCCCTGGCTGGAGCGGAGATTACCCTGAACCGGGCCGTTTCTTACCAATGCACTTTTTCAACACCACGAATGTCGAGTTGTTCGCGTGAAACTTGAGCTAGGTCATCGACCTTGCGTGTACTCACACCGTTCACGTAAGCCTCCAGAACCACCGCCACTAAAGCCTTTTCTGCCCGCCGGCGCGGTTCCAGGAAGCTGGGCATGTACGATCCCTTTCGGAGCTTTGGGATCTGCAGGTCAATCGTCCCAACCCGCGTATCCCACTGCCGCTCACGATAGCCGTTACGGTAAGTGCTGCGCTCGGCCGATCGCTCGTACCGATCCGCGCCGATGCGCTGGGAGACCTCCAGCTCCATGAGACCCTGGGCGAGCACCCGCAACCCTTCCCGAAGGAAGTCGAAGTCATCCACACCGGTCTTGCGCAGAAGCTCCTCCAATGCGATCCTAAAGGTGGTCACCTGCGGGATCCTCCTTCGCGATGTACTGGTCCTACTTCGCATGGAACCCAAAGGTGACCACTTATGTCAAGTGACACCTGCACCCCCTAGATGGTCGCCGGCAGTAACCATCTAGCCGGGGTGCTTTTTACACCACTACTGTGGACTGTAGCCACGGTTTATGAGAGCCGGCCATCCTGGATTCCAACCATACACCGCTGGTTGCGAACACCTGTCGCCCAGTTTCGCCTGGATCCACACCGGAAAACCTGGACTCTGTACCGAGCAGACAGAGCCGGTCGATGGTTTGTTTTGGAGGAGATTCCCCCATCCCCAGACGTCAGTGAGTTACTAAATCGCCTCCATTTAGGACCATCGGGCATCTTCTTCCGATAATGCGGCATCGTCGGTTGCACGAAAGCTGACGAAGACCCATTTTAACACTGCCGCTAACACAAGTCCTTCGTGGAACGCCTGGCCGGCGTGGAGATCCGGGGCGTCAACGGCGTGGCGCACGTGGGCGGCGACTGAACCGCAGCATAGAGAGATCGAGGGCCCGACCGTCAGCGGCCGGGCCCTTTCCCGTGTAGCGCATGGGTACAGTCGCTCATGCCGCCCCGTGCTGGGCGCGGCCCGGGCGTGCGGGCCGCCCGCGCCGGGGGTTGGGGCGTGCGGGATCAGTCCGTGATCGCCCCTCCCTCCGGGCCGCCCACCTCCACAGGCTTGGACGAGAGCACCTCCACCCGGCGGATCACGCGGTTGTTCTCCGGCCGGGTGTCCTCCGGGTAGTCGATCTCGGCGACGATCTCCCAGGTGCCCGCGCTCAGCCCCGGGATCGTCCCCGGCTTCAGGCTGCAGCAGGGCACCTTGTCGATCGTCACCATCTGCCACACGTCCGGGGGCGGTGATGCGCCCCCCGCAGGCCGCGCCCACAGCCGGAGCGACACCCGGATCTCGTCCTGACCCAGGTTGTTCTGGTAACCCAGGTAGATCCCGACCTCAAACGGCCGGCCTGCCTCGGCCACCTCCGGCACCGCCAGCTCCGCCACCCACGGGTCGTCGATGATCATTTTCCCGCCTCCGCCCTCCTCGCCCGGACGCTCAGGCTCATCGGGCGGCTGCGGGTTGCGGTACGGCACGATCAGCACGTTGTTGGCCAGGCCGCCCTCCGGCCCCGGCTCCCCCTCCCGCTCCACCACCTCGGCCGCCGCACCGGCGCAGCTCTTCTCGGCCGGAAGCCCCAGCGCCGCCGCGAGGCCCCGGGCCGCCGCCACCTTCGGGTTGGCCGTGTGCGGCGCGCTGAGGGCGTACACGGAGGGCAGGTCGATGACGCGGATGATCTGCCCCTCCGCCGGGTCGGTCTCTGTCAGGGCGACGGTCAGCGGCACCGGGTGGGGCTGCTGCGGCGCCAGGTCGCCGGGCAGCGGCGCCGTCCCCAGGGACCGCACCAGCTTGCCGCTCTCGTCGGTGAGGAACCACTCGACGGACAGCGGGCCCGGGCAGAGCGCGGCCAGGGGCCGGGCCGTCAGCTCCAGCTGCAGCCGGGGCTGCAGGGCGACTGTCTTGCCCGGCTCCAGCTCCAGGGGCCCCGGTTCATCCAGCCACCGCAGGTCGTAGGCCTCGCCGGCCCGGTAGGCCACCAGCCGGCCGGAGGCCCCGGAAGCGTCGGTGTAGTTGACGCCGACGAGCAGCAGGCCGTAGGCGAAGGCGGGATCGACGCCGACGCCTGAGACCTGGGAGAAGTTGTAGGGGCCGGTGTTCGGCTGCTCGTCGTCCTTCAGCAGGAACAGCCGGTCCGTGGGCGCCCGCCCTTCCGGCTGGATGAGCGCGGGCCGCCCGTCGCCGCCCATCGGCTGGCCGGTGTCCAGGGCGTAGCTGTAGATGTGGCCGCTCACGTCGCCGAAGATGAGTGCGCCCCGGCTGATCAGGGCCAGCGGTGCGGTGTTGAGGGAGGCCATCCGCTCGCCCAGCCGGTCCGCCGGGCCGAACTTGCGGTACCACTTCAGTTCGCCGCCGGGGCCCAGCGCCACGACGGCGCCGTCGCTGCCGGTCGGGCCGTCCCGGAGGCCCGCGCCGGTGTCGGTGTAGTTGCGGAGGGTGACGTAGAGGTGGGTCTTGGGGCCGTCGGGGGTCTGGCGGACCTCGACCGCGGGTTCGGTGTTGGTGAAGGCGTTCCTGGCGCCGATGAGGGCGGGGACGTCGACCATGTGCCCTTTCCAGCCGGCGGGCTCCAGCCCGTCATGCAGATTGGCGCCCCAGAGACGCCCCCGGGTGTCCAACCAGTACGCGTGGGTGCCGTCTGAGGTGAAGTTGCCGGCGAAGCCGGCGGTACTGTCGACTGTCCAGACCCGGTAAGGGCGATAGTCGTTGTCGCGGTCCAGGGCCAGCCGCAGCGCGCGCCCTCCCTCAAAGCCATCGGTGCCGATGACAAAGCTGGGGTTGCTCCCGTGGGGCGGAGCCATGACGGCGGAGGGCGTGATGAAGCCGCCGAAGCCGCTTTCATCTTGTTTCGTGGTCTCTGCCTCATAGTACTGCCATCGGACCATGTCACTCGGCCGGTCGAGCCCCTGCACCACCCACACCTTGCCGTGGCTGCGAGAGCATAGGGGCCGCCCTACTGGCCGGTTCTCTTCCCCAGGGTAGTTGGGTCGATCCGTCACCACGACAATATCTCGTCCTCGATCGTGGATCACCAGTGGTGAACCCACGATGGGACAACCCAGGTCCAGTTCAGCCGGTCGATACCATCTTTCCTTGGTATGGTAGGCCCACAACCAACCATAGCTGGTTCCGAAGTATAGAACTCCGGTCTCTGGACTGTAAGTGGGACTGGACTGCGGGGCGATGAATGCCCCGCCAGGGGCCACATTGAACGCGACTGGGTTCCGCTTTACCGGATCACGCACAAAGACAGCTTCTCCAACTAGTCGTTGGAGGTCATCCAACTCCAGCCTCCAGAGGTAGGCCCT
The nucleotide sequence above comes from Symbiobacterium thermophilum IAM 14863. Encoded proteins:
- a CDS encoding transposase, with the translated sequence MQSHGTTPEVTAQAIKSTTRHGFLVALGWVAQRLNLVDVLNRHLRINQKTYTHTPVDKVVEALVAILGNCRYMKDLNFDPDPLVADPAVAQAWGQERFAHFSTVCATFSKLTEENVQQLSDALAEIQAPLLQQEVAAVAGPDRSGMVIVDIDLTGQKVRGETRQYTGTDFGYIQGQLARGYQIAAAFLTGKQQRFAIDGLLKSGKANSRSGACLLELIPRVEARIGRPLRRVEWVEACLAQQKVRVRQLHQALQTVSGKGSARRKQKLQSELQETVQVIRELNHRLRQYRQDNQTNPAPLRIVLRADSAFGTPEVIQRLLELGYEFTIKSYSGSNPAYKRLFDAVPAEGWVEVEKNRFASEAVAVPGPTLLAPYPVRLVAMRRWDTDGREVRSVILTTLQTEALTMTEVVKLYHGRQTIEAGFQEWKGTFHFGAPRLRKYEANAAFTQLVLFAFNLVRWAWRYLSTSSSKLAEAKSRLLVRVAARCRATIRCIGDTLRLVFSRGTPLAGAEITLNRAVSYQCTFSTPRMSSCSRET
- a CDS encoding DUF3024 domain-containing protein is translated as MVAGSNHLAGVLFTPLLWTVATVYESRPSWIPTIHRWLRTPVAQFRLDPHRKTWTLYRADRAGRWFVLEEIPPSPDVSELLNRLHLGPSGIFFR